The sequence TCTGTGCCCGATCTTGCATTCATCCTTTTTCTGGTCATAATCGGGACGGCTGCAGGCATGCTGATGCACCTCATCCGTGAGGACGCGGTTTTCACGATTGTTGGAGCATGTATGGTGATGTGGAGCTTTATCTACTTCGGGATCGAGGTCGAAGTGCTCAACGTACTCTTTGCGTTTCTCTTCTCACTCATACTTGGGTTTATCTCTTACAGGGAGCGGGCAATCGAGATCACAGGCGTTCTTGGTGGTACAATTCTCGGAATGCTTCTCATCATCTTCGGCGATATACGGTGGTTTGTGATCATCTTCATCTTCTCGATGCTTGGAAGTATATTCACACGCTACAAATTTGAGTCAAAGCTCAAAGCAGGGATTGCAGAGTCAAAGAGCGGGATTCGAAACTACAGAAACATCTTTGCAAACGGGCTGGTGGGGCTTCTGATGGCGGTTGCCTATGGTAAATACCATGACCCTGTCTTCATCGTGGCGTTTCTTGCATCTTTTGCCAGTGCAACCGGGGATACACTTGCATCAGAGATTGGACAGACATCACACGATCAACCGGTCATGATAACAACATTTGAGCCTGTTCCACCTGGTACAGATGGTGGAATAACCGCGCTTGGTGAGCTTTCTGCACTCTTTGGTGCATTTATCATCGTGCTTGCTGCATACATCATGGGGATGAGTGACGGGACATGTTTCCTTTCAGCGCTCATCGGTGGGTATCTTGGTGTGAACTTTGACAGTCTGCTTGGTGCAACGCTTGAACGAGATAAAATTATTGGCAACGATGGTGTGAACCTCGCTTCAACCGCTTTTGCAGCGATTGTTGCCTCGGCGATATTTTATATAATCTGAGTGTAATAATAGTTGAAAGTATAATAGGAATGAGGAACATGTTTAAAGGTAGTATCAGGACATCAGTATTGAGAGAGGCGATTGACGCCATTCGTGCCATCGTTGACGAGGCTAAATTCAATCTTACACCCACAGGTATATCAGTAAGGGCAGTTGACGCTGCAAATGTTGCAATGGTAAGCCTTGAGCTTCCTGATTCAGCATTTGAGTCATATTCAGTGGAGAACAAAATTACCATCGGTATCGATCTTTCAAAGTTTGCGGATCTTTTGAAAATGGGAGATCCAGATTCGATATGTGAGCTGGAGCTGGTTGATTCAAGCAGACTGAAAATAAAGATGGGAAGCTTAAATTACAGTATCTCACTTCTTGAGCCATCAACAATCAAACGTGATCCCAAGATACCTGAGATCGAGCTTCCAGCAGAAGTAATACTGAAGGGAAGCGATTTCAGGAGGGGAATAAAAGCATCAGAGCCCATCGGTGATTATCTTGTTATTGAAATCAATACAAAACCTGTGGAAACATTCACAATGGAAACAGAGGGTGATGTGGATAAAGT comes from Candidatus Syntrophoarchaeum caldarius and encodes:
- a CDS encoding membrane protein containing DUF92, transmembrane is translated as MTTQLIPLLILINIVVITVIAIRRWEGYYEDMRFAFATLTLLFFAQFLGLPISLLGSSLALLAGIYAFNTLHEKGIVERVLAFFATGITLSFIAGLLITYLIGSVPDLAFILFLVIIGTAAGMLMHLIREDAVFTIVGACMVMWSFIYFGIEVEVLNVLFAFLFSLILGFISYRERAIEITGVLGGTILGMLLIIFGDIRWFVIIFIFSMLGSIFTRYKFESKLKAGIAESKSGIRNYRNIFANGLVGLLMAVAYGKYHDPVFIVAFLASFASATGDTLASEIGQTSHDQPVMITTFEPVPPGTDGGITALGELSALFGAFIIVLAAYIMGMSDGTCFLSALIGGYLGVNFDSLLGATLERDKIIGNDGVNLASTAFAAIVASAIFYII
- a CDS encoding Proliferating cell nuclear antigen, PCNA: MRNMFKGSIRTSVLREAIDAIRAIVDEAKFNLTPTGISVRAVDAANVAMVSLELPDSAFESYSVENKITIGIDLSKFADLLKMGDPDSICELELVDSSRLKIKMGSLNYSISLLEPSTIKRDPKIPEIELPAEVILKGSDFRRGIKASEPIGDYLVIEINTKPVETFTMETEGDVDKVTLSLTKDDVFSISVVGEEKVRSMFGIEYLKEISKVTSGADEVKLKVGNDFPIDISFLLGDASVRYLLAPRIEAD